TGTGTGAATATTGGTCGACCAGGTTTTGCAGCTGCTCGCGAGTTTCGATCGCTCCTAGCCCCATCTCCTCCAACGGTTCGCGAGGCAGTCCGCTGGCCACGACGATCCGCGATTCCTCGCGGGCTCGCAACAGAACGTTGGCGATCATCCCTTCGCGGGTGAGATCCTTGCGAGTTGCTTTCTGCAGATCTTCGTACGAAGCATCCGACGCCAATCGACGCAGCGCCGGGCCGGGAGTGTCGGTCAGATCGCAGCAGATCGCGATCGCACCGCCGACTTCGACCAGTCCACGGGCGACGTGTAACGCCCGGGCGACGTTGTTCCAGTTCTGTTGTTGATCGTCTCCGTCGATGCAGGCGATGACCAATGAAGGAGGATTGGGCGCCGAGCGTTGCCACGATGATTCGATCGACGATGTCAGTTTCCGCCGCACGCCACCGGGTGTTCCCGCGACGATTTCCGCCGCGCGGGCATCGACGGTCGGCAAGACCTCGACGACCATCTGGATCCCCAGCAACCAAGCCGCTTCGTCGGCCTGCTTCCGAGCCGTGTTCGGAGCGGCTTCCGAGGGACGCCCGAAAAATTGAGCGTCTCGCACCCGCTGTTGGCTGCGGCGATCGGCAAACTGAGGAAACACGCCACCCGCTTCGCAGCGAGGGTCCAATGCCCCATCGGGACGGGCGATCGCCAGCGGGATGACAAAGTCGGCTTCCAGGATCATGCGGTTCAAATAGATCGGGTCGGCAGCTTCGGAAGCCGCCAGATAGCCCAGCGTCGCTTGATCGTCGGGATCGTGCCGATGGACCTTCGCTTGGTTGCCGACGACTTCGGTCAACCGCTGCAGCGTCGCCTCGCTAGCATCCTCCCCCAGAACAACTTCGATCTCACCATTTGCGTCCGAAGCGATCGCGTCCAAAACGCCGGCGACACAGTCGAAGAGACTGGGCAGATTCGGATCGACAACCACCGCGATCCGATCTCCCGGCACGATCGCTTGATGAATCGGCGGGTAATCCTCGGCGTGCTGCAGCGCGTCGCGGATCGACCGCCGCGGATCGGGCAACGCTTGCAAATCGACGGGTGCTAGCGTCAGCACCTCCGCTTCGCAGCCGCCGTGGATTGCTAGCGGGCCATCCTGCCAGAATCTGTGAGGTTCCGGGGTAGACATCAAATCTTCGGGCTCCAGGGTGACGATAGTAGGAATTATCGGGTTTAAGCATGCGAATTCAAACGGCG
Above is a genomic segment from Rosistilla ulvae containing:
- a CDS encoding lactate racemase domain-containing protein; its protein translation is MSTPEPHRFWQDGPLAIHGGCEAEVLTLAPVDLQALPDPRRSIRDALQHAEDYPPIHQAIVPGDRIAVVVDPNLPSLFDCVAGVLDAIASDANGEIEVVLGEDASEATLQRLTEVVGNQAKVHRHDPDDQATLGYLAASEAADPIYLNRMILEADFVIPLAIARPDGALDPRCEAGGVFPQFADRRSQQRVRDAQFFGRPSEAAPNTARKQADEAAWLLGIQMVVEVLPTVDARAAEIVAGTPGGVRRKLTSSIESSWQRSAPNPPSLVIACIDGDDQQQNWNNVARALHVARGLVEVGGAIAICCDLTDTPGPALRRLASDASYEDLQKATRKDLTREGMIANVLLRAREESRIVVASGLPREPLEEMGLGAIETREQLQNLVDQYSHTVVVRAAQFCVATVGEADEN